Proteins found in one Halobaculum sp. MBLA0147 genomic segment:
- a CDS encoding MinD/ParA family protein: protein MILAVCGGNGGVGVSTLAYEVAGALDAVVVDADLAVADLPVGRGPDLHDVLAGRAAPLEAIRGGPVAVLQCGRSLAGARGVDTGRLADAIRAVASHHDAVLDCPTGVGSDTGVPLAVADACVVVVATRRWAVPGAVRVRALADEVDTPVVAAALCGARGRDGSVPTGDAEPSTGDGDAPGSGAPAGGPSAGVGPATVRELLGVPVVRVPSTPTLSDSLRGGEPVTDRRPESTAAEAVASLAGRVERTRHAHEAVDERVPTHWTTANE, encoded by the coding sequence GTGATTCTCGCCGTCTGCGGTGGTAACGGGGGGGTCGGCGTCTCGACGCTCGCGTACGAGGTGGCGGGTGCACTCGACGCCGTCGTGGTCGACGCGGACCTCGCCGTCGCCGACCTTCCCGTCGGCCGCGGGCCGGATCTCCACGACGTGTTGGCCGGACGCGCGGCGCCGCTGGAGGCGATCCGTGGCGGCCCGGTGGCGGTGCTCCAGTGCGGGCGCTCGCTGGCCGGTGCTCGCGGCGTCGACACGGGGCGGCTCGCGGACGCGATCCGAGCCGTCGCGAGCCACCACGACGCCGTCCTCGACTGTCCGACGGGCGTCGGGAGCGACACCGGGGTGCCGCTCGCGGTCGCGGACGCCTGCGTGGTCGTCGTCGCCACTCGTCGGTGGGCGGTGCCCGGAGCCGTCCGCGTCCGCGCACTCGCCGACGAGGTCGACACGCCGGTGGTCGCGGCCGCACTGTGTGGCGCCCGTGGTCGCGACGGATCGGTCCCGACGGGTGACGCGGAGCCGTCGACCGGCGACGGGGACGCCCCGGGGTCTGGTGCGCCCGCCGGAGGGCCCTCCGCCGGCGTCGGGCCAGCGACCGTCCGCGAGTTGTTGGGCGTCCCAGTCGTGCGGGTGCCGAGCACCCCGACGCTGTCCGACTCACTGCGGGGCGGCGAGCCAGTCACCGACCGCCGGCCGGAGAGTACGGCGGCGGAGGCAGTCGCGTCGCTCGCGGGCCGCGTCGAGCGCACACGGCACGCTCACGAGGCGGTCGACGAGCGAGTCCCGACACACTGGACCACCGCGAACGAGTAG